The stretch of DNA GCACCGTCAAGTTGAAGCGGGCAATGAGCGCGTTGTAACCCAGCGGAGTAGCCATTATCGGGCTGAGAAAATTTCTACGGAATTTAAATTTATTCTATTTTTCGTATTTTATCTGTAAAAAACTCTATTTCCGACCCGTACAGACAAAAAACCTATGCATCGGCGTTTAACAAGTATGGCCATCGGCCAGAGGCAGAGACAATGAATACGTTTGGACGTTCTTGGTTCATTGCGGTCCCCTCAAATCCAGACGCATGCCGCTCTTGCTGACCGACACCCATCGTTTGCCATCGCCCAGTCTTACACAGTGCTCCCAGGCCAGGGCTTTCCAAGGCATGTCGAGTTCTTCGGCCAGACCGTACGCCAACCGAACCACTTTGATGCGAGTGAGATGGGTGAACAATTCCTCCAGCACCGGCATGCAGGGTGAACGGATGCTTTCGACAAGGTGACGCGCCTCCTCAAGCTCCTGCCGCTTGCCAACATCGCTCAACAGTTCCAATAGCGCACGCTCCAACACAGAAACTAATGCGTTGGAACGGCCGGTAGGCAGCGGAGCAAGCCCTATGTCCGCAGGCATCGTGTCATCAAAGATAGGCGTACTCTGATAGTGACATGCGGGTGGAGTTCGATTCAGATGGTGCAGCGGTATGCACATCTAAGCCCGGCCAACCTAGCGGATCACGCGAGGACGATTGACACGGTCGTGAAGTCCACGGCACGTTTGCGCCACAGCGGCACGCCAGAAACAAAAACGCCACCTGCGAAGGTGGCGTTAAGTACCTGAGTAATCAGGAGAATTCTGGTGGGCTGTGAGTGGCTCGAACACTCGACCTACGGATTAAGAGTCCGCTGCTCTACCAACTGAGCTAACAGCCCGCGTGATTTTTTCGCTCTTTAGCCGCAAGAATTATTTTGCGTAAAGAACTACACATAAAAAAGCGAAGACAGCAATTATATATATTTTTTCCAATCCAAGTCAAACCCAGGCCGCCATCCCGGCTAAGGCTCGATGATATTCATTTTTTCGCGGGGAGCCGGACCGGTCCTCTCGCCTCGGTGAGTAGCTTGGCACACGCGCTCTGCGCGTGCGCGTCGCTGCTTGGCGTGGCGATCAAGGCCAGCAGGCCGGCCGCAGGGGTCAGAGCCACGCTCAAGGCCACCAGGCCTGCGCCGCGCGCCAACAGCGGCCCCACTTCCACGCCGGTATCCGGTTTGGCGAACGTGCCTCTTACATAAAGCGGCGAGCGCAGAGAAAAAATCCGAAACCCCTTGCTTTCGGGCGACACCGTCAGGTTCAGTGTCTCGTCGCGGAAATTTGCGGTTCCATTGACGTTGACCAATGCATTCTCGGTGTCGAACATCAGGGCGCGGGTTTTCATGATGCCCTTGTTCATACCCAGATCGGCCGCCGCGCAGTTGATCTTGACGTCGTCATCGCCGAACAGCTTGGCCATCAGGTAGTTACCCACGTTCAGGCCGGCCAGCTCCATAAGCCCGCGGCTGACGACGCCGTCGTTGACCAAGGCATGCACTTCGCCGTTGGCGTCGCCCAGAAGAGCCGCCACCGAATTGCCTTTGCCCGACAAGATCGCATTGCCGCGCAGTTGTCCGAGCATGCCCTGCGCCTGAGGCGCATGCATATCGGGAAACAGCTGCTTGAGCTGCAGCGCCTGCGCCGACACACGCAGCCTGCCCAACATCGGCGTCCTGGATCCGTCGAGCCGGACTGCGCCGGCGATCGTGCCACCCGCAATGCCAAAGCGCAGCGGATCCATAGTCAGCTTGCCGTCCTGCAGCA from Bordetella sp. FB-8 encodes:
- a CDS encoding type IV toxin-antitoxin system AbiEi family antitoxin domain-containing protein, with the protein product MCIPLHHLNRTPPACHYQSTPIFDDTMPADIGLAPLPTGRSNALVSVLERALLELLSDVGKRQELEEARHLVESIRSPCMPVLEELFTHLTRIKVVRLAYGLAEELDMPWKALAWEHCVRLGDGKRWVSVSKSGMRLDLRGPQ